The genomic DNA TCGGCGAGCGTCTGGAAACGCATTTCGCTGTCGACGAGCGCCGCGCGCGTTTCCGCGACGGTCGCGCGCTGTTCGCGCCGCTCGCGCGCCGCGCGCCGGGCGTCGAGCCGGGCCATGGCAGCGGTGGCGAGGATCTCGAGCCCGCGCGTCTGGAACGGCGTGAGGCCATCGCGCGGCGTATCGTCAATGATGCAAATCGCGCCGAGCGGAACGCCATCGCGCGAAACGAGCGGCGCGCCGGCGTAGAAGCGGATGTTCGGCGGCCCGGTGACGAGTGGATTATCGGCGAAGCGCGGATCGCGCGACGCATCGGGCACTTCCATCACCTGATGGCCGTGCATCGCGTGGGCGCAAAAGGATTGCGACCGCGGCGTGCTTTCCAGATCCGTGCCGACGCGTGCGAGGAAGCTCTGGAACTCCTCCTCGACGACGCTGACGAGCGCGACAGGTGCCGCGCATAGTTCGGACGCGAAGTTCACGAGATCGTCGAGCGCGCCTTCACTGCGGGCGCCGGCGAGGTCGTAAAGCGCCATCACACGCGCGCGATCGATCTCGTCAAGAATGGGAAGGGCGGGGTGCGTAACGGCTCCTGAAACTAGATGGCCTTGCCGGCGAGTGCCGGGGTGACGGGCGTGGATCAGAACGGCACGTCGTCGTCGAGATCGTCGCCGAAGCCGCCACGCGCCTGGCCGAAGCCGCCGCCGCTTTTGCTGCCACCGCCGCTGGTGCCGCCGCGACCGCCCGAAGAGGCGCCGCCGCCGCCGCCGAAGTCGTCGCTGCCGCCGAAGTCGTCACGCGCGCCGCCACCGCCACCGCCGCTATTGCCGCCGGGGCCATCAAGCATCGTCAGCACGCTATTGAAGCCCTGCAGCACCACTTCGGTCGAATAGCGGTCGTTGCCCTGCTGATCCTGCCACTTACGCGTGGTCAGCGCGCCCTCGATGTAAACCTTGCTGCCCTTGCGCAGATACTTTTCGGCCACGTTCGCAAGGCCTTCGGTGAACACCTTCACGGTGTGCCACTCGGTCTTCTCCTTACGCTCGCCCGAGTTGCGATCCTTCCAGCTTTCGGAGGTCGCCAGTCGCAGCTCGACGACCTTGCCGCCGTTCTGGAACGAGCGCGATTCGGGATCGCGGCCGAGATTGCCGACGAGAATTACCTTGTTAACGCTGCCTGCCATTGGGGCCCCTCAGAGGCCCGCGGCGATCGCGAGCCAGTATGTGATTCCGGCCATGATGTAGGCGGCGGCGAACAGATAGCCAACCATGAACAGCGGCCACTTCCACCCGTTGGTCTCGCGCCGGGTGACGGCGATGGTCGAGATGCACTGCGGCGCGAAGACGAACCACATCAGAAACGCGAGCGCGGTGGGCAGCGACCAGCGGTCGCGCAGATTCTCGATGATCGTGCGTTCGCCTGCGGCATCCTCGGGGTTATCGACGGCGTAAACGGTGCCAATCGCCGCCACCGCAACCTCGCGCGCCGCCATTGCCGGGATCAGCGCGAGCGCGATATCGCGGTTGAAGCCGATCGGGGCGACGAGCACTTCGATCCCCCCTGCGATCTTGCCTGCGATCGAATAATCGACCTGGCTTTGCCCCTCGGGAGCACGCGGGAAGCTGAGCAGCGCCCATAGCACGATCGTGGTGAGCGCGATGATCGTGCCGGCGCGTTTGAGGAAGATCGCCGCGCGGCTCCA from Sphingomonas radiodurans includes the following:
- the ssb gene encoding single-stranded DNA-binding protein, which codes for MAGSVNKVILVGNLGRDPESRSFQNGGKVVELRLATSESWKDRNSGERKEKTEWHTVKVFTEGLANVAEKYLRKGSKVYIEGALTTRKWQDQQGNDRYSTEVVLQGFNSVLTMLDGPGGNSGGGGGGARDDFGGSDDFGGGGGASSGGRGGTSGGGSKSGGGFGQARGGFGDDLDDDVPF